In Zingiber officinale cultivar Zhangliang chromosome 3B, Zo_v1.1, whole genome shotgun sequence, a single window of DNA contains:
- the LOC122056378 gene encoding phospholipid-transporting ATPase 1-like isoform X1, translating into MASHSVNPPEDSAAAEAAPNTVPPRRRSLSFRSRAERSSSETLSVEIMERSRSRPMASYPSKRSDSDKLGSQREIDDDEARFVYINDPERSNLAARLPNNAIKTTKYTILTFLPRNLFEQFHRVAYIYFLILAGLNQVPQLGVFSPAASILPLAFVLGVTAVKDGYEDWRRSRSDRNENNRVALVLVPGDSEFRPKPWKYVRVGEVIKVAADESIPCDMVLLATSDPAGVAYVQTINLDGESNLKTRYAKQEMQSTAPEALSGLIRCEKPNRNIYGFLASVNVDFPTGTAATKPVSLGQSNIILRGCELKNTSWVVGVAVYTGQDTKVMLNSSGAPSKRSRLESQMNREVILLAATLFALCSIVAILAGVWLVDHRHELDTLPYYRKQDLSEPQVGKYNYYGIGAETVFAFLMSVILFQVMIPIALYISMELVRLGQAFFMIQDKNMFDEATKTRFQCRALNINEDLGQIKYVFSDKTGTLTENKMEFRCASVRGVDYSHGEEESLFISVSSGETRKPKTSVKIDPELMDAIKGGQGIEKANLARDFFLALATCNTVVPVLVETPDPSVKLIDYQGESPDEQALVYAAAAYGFMLVERTSGHIVVDVLGERQRFNVLGLHEFDSDRKRMSVVIGFPDKTIKLFVKGADNSMFGVIRKNIDLDIIRETETNLHAYSSMGLRTLVIGMREFSIDVFEEWHSAYEKASQSLIGRAKLLRAVAANVERDLNILGASGIEDKLQQGVPEAIESLRQAGIKVWVLTGDKQETAISIGFSCKLLTREMTQIVINSNSKEACKKSLQDAASTARRLKAAPDSESTFSGTGSMQTPLALIIDGTSLVHILDTELEDELFEVATVCDVVLCCRVAPMQKAGIVTLIKNRTDDMTLAIGDGANDVSMIQMADVGIGISGQEGRQAVMASDFAMGQFRFLVPLLLVHGHWNYQRMAYMIMYNFYRNSVFVFLLFWNVLYTSYSLVSAITEWSSVLYSVIYTALPTIIVGVLDKDVSRKTLLKYPKLYRVGQNNERYNMKLFVLTMMDSLWQSLTVFYIPYLAYRRSTIDGPSLGDLLILAVVFVVNIHLAMDVFQWNWITHASLWGCIVATIICVIIIDCIWMFPGYWAIFHIMGTRLFWACLFGILVASMVPRFTTKALTEYLMPSDVQLARELEKSEETNLSNSSEIPLSTFSQL; encoded by the exons ATGGCTAGTCATAGCGTAAATCCGCCCGAGGATTCGGCGGCGGCGGAGGCCGCGCCGAACACGGTTCCTCCTCGGCGGAGGAGCTTGTCGTTCCGGTCTCGAGCAGAGAGGAGCTCGTCGGAGACGTTGTCGGTCGAGATTATGGAGCGGTCGAGGTCGAGGCCCATGGCGTCGTACCCCTCCAAGCGCTCCGACTCCGACAAGCTCGGCTCGCAGCGGGAGATTGACGACGACGAGGCACGGTTCGTGTACATCAACGACCCGGAGCGGAGCAACCTGGCCGCCCGGTTACCGAACAACGCGATCAAGACGACCAAGTACACCATCCTCACCTTCCTGCCCCGCAACCTGTTCGAGCAGTTCCACCGCGTCGCCTACATCTACTTCCTGATCCTCGCGGGGCTGAACCAGGTCCCACAGCTGGGCGTCTTCAGCCCCGCCGCCTCTATCCTCCCGCTCGCCTTCGTGCTCGGAGTCACCGCCGTCAAGGATGGGTACGAGGACTGGCGGCGCAGCCGCTCTGACCGCAACGAGAATAATCGCGTTGCCTTGGTCCTCGTGCCCGGCGACAGCGAGTTCCGCCCCAAGCCCTGGAAGTACGTACGCGTTGGCGAGGTCATCAAAGTCGCTGCCGACGAGTCAATTCCCTGCGATATGGTCCTGCTCGCTACCAGCGACCCAGCCGGTGTTGCCTACGTGCAGACAATAAACCTCGACGGCGAGTCCAATCTCAAGACCAGGTACGCGAAGCAGGAGATGCAGTCAACAGCTCCCGAAGCCCTTTCCGGCCTCATCCGCTGCGAGAAGCCCAACCGCAACATCTACGGCTTCCTCGCCAGCGTCAACGTGGACTTCCCAACCGGCACCGCCGCCACCAAACCCGTGTCGCTCGGCCAATCCAACATCATCCTCCGCGGGTGCGAGCTTAAGAACACTAGCTGGGTGGTGGGAGTGGCGGTGTACACGGGGCAGGACACGAAGGTGATGCTCAACAGCTCCGGCGCTCCCTCCAAGCGCAGCCGTCTCGAGTCGCAGATGAACAGGGAGGTGATCCTCCTGGCCGCCACGCTGTTCGCACTCTGCTCCATCGTCGCGATCCTCGCAGGCGTATGGCTCGTCGATCACCGCCACGAGCTCGACACCCTGCCCTACTATCGAAAGCAGGATCTCTCAGAACCCCAAGTTGGGAAGTACAACTACTACGGCATCGGGGCGGAGACCGTCTTCGCCTTTCTCATGTCCGTGATCCTTTTCCAGGTCATGATTCCGATCGCTCTTTACATCTCAATGGAATTGGTGAGATTAGGACAGGCCTTCTTCATGATTCAAGACAAGAACATGTTCGACGAAGCGACCAAGACAAGATTCCAATGTCGCGCGCTCAACATAAATGAAGATTTAGGGCAAATCAAATACGTGTTCTCTGATAAAACTGGAACCCTGACCGAAAACAAGATGGAGTTCCGATGCGCTAGCGTCCGCGGCGTTGACTACAGTCACGGCGAGGAGGAAAGTCTCTTCATTTCAGTGAGTAGTGGCGAGACACGGAAACCAAAAACGAGCGTTAAGATCGACCCTGAGCTGATGGATGCAATAAAAGGCGGCCAGGGAATCGAAAAGGCTAATCTTGCTCGCGACTTCTTCCTCGCGTTAGCGACGTGTAACACCGTCGTGCCGGTACTAGTGGAGACTCCGGATCCATCGGTGAAGCTCATCGATTACCAAGGCGAGTCGCCGGACGAGCAGGCGTTGGTGTACGCCGCCGCCGCCTACGGTTTCATGCTCGTGGAACGGACCTCCGGCCACATTGTCGTCGACGTCCTCGGCGAGAGACAGAG ATTCAATGTTTTGGGCCTTCATGAATTTGATAGCGATCGGAAGAGGATGTCAGTTGTGATTGGCTTCCCGGACAAGACTATAAAACTATTTGTGAAAGGTGCAGATAATTCAATGTTTGGGGTTATACGAAAGAACATAGACTTGGATATCATTAGGGAAACTGAGACAAATCTGCATGCATATTCATCAATGGGTCTGAGGACATTGGTTATTGGCATGAGAGAATTTAGTATAGATGTGTTTGAGGAGTGGCATTCTGCCTATGAGAAAGCAAGTCAGTCCTTAATTGGTAGGGCAAAGTTACTGCGAGCTGTTGCAGCCAATGTCGAAAGAGATCTGAACATATTGGGGGCTTCTGGGATCGAGGACAAGCTGCAACAGGGTGTGCCTGAAGCCATAGAGTCTCTGAGGCAAGCTGGGATCAAGGTCTGGGTTTTGACAGGGGATAAGCAAGAAACAGCGATATCTATTGGGTTTTCGTGTAAGCTTCTAACAAGAGAAATGACTCAGATTGTGATAAACAGCAACTCAAAAGAAGCCTGTAAAAAAAGCCTACAAGATGCAGCTTCTACGGCCAGACGTCTCAAAGCAGCACCTGACTCTGAAAGTACATTTTCGGGCACAGGATCCATGCAGACTCCTCTGGCTTTGATCATTGATGGCACCAGCCTTGTTCACATCTTGGATACTGAATTGGAAGATGAG CTGTTCGAAGTGGCCACTGTATGTGACGTTGTATTGTGCTGTCGCGTTGCTCCAATGCAAAAGGCTGGAATAGTCACTCTTATAAAGAACCGAACCGATGATATGACTCTTGCAATTGGAGATG GTGCAAATGATGTCTCGATGATCCAAATGGCTGATGTTGGGATTGGCATAAGTGGGCAAGAGGGTCGGCAGGCTGTTATGGCCTCAGATTTTGCTATGGGACAGTTCAGATTCTTGGTGCCACTTTTGTTGGTACATGGCCATTGGAATTACCAAAGGATGGCCTACATGATCATGTACAATTTCTATAGAAATTCAGTATTTGTTTTCCTCCTATTCTG GAATGTGCTCTACACTTCATACAGCTTGGTAAGCGCAATAACCGAATGGAGCAGTGTCTTATATTCAGTAATTTACACTGCGTTGCCAACTATCATCGTAGGTGTCCTTGATAAGGATGTTAGCAGGAAGACATTGCTAAAGTACCCGAAACTGTACCGAGTAGGCCAAAACAACGAACGATACAACATGAAATTGTTTGTCCTTACGATGATGGACTCCCTTTGGCAGAGTCTCACTGTATTCTACATCCCTTATCTTGCATACAGACGCAGCACCATTGATGGTCCAAGCCTAGGGGATTTGTTGATCCTTGCAGTGGTCTTTGTAGTCAATATTCACTTGGCCATGGATGTGTTTCAGTGGAATTGGATCACACATGCATCGTTATGGGGCTGCATTGTCGCAACAATAATTTGTGTCATTATCA
- the LOC122056378 gene encoding phospholipid-transporting ATPase 1-like isoform X2, with amino-acid sequence MASHSVNPPEDSAAAEAAPNTVPPRRRSLSFRSRAERSSSETLSVEIMERSRSRPMASYPSKRSDSDKLGSQREIDDDEARFVYINDPERSNLAARLPNNAIKTTKYTILTFLPRNLFEQFHRVAYIYFLILAGLNQVPQLGVFSPAASILPLAFVLGVTAVKDGYEDWRRSRSDRNENNRVALVLVPGDSEFRPKPWKYVRVGEVIKVAADESIPCDMVLLATSDPAGVAYVQTINLDGESNLKTRYAKQEMQSTAPEALSGLIRCEKPNRNIYGFLASVNVDFPTGTAATKPVSLGQSNIILRGCELKNTSWVVGVAVYTGQDTKVMLNSSGAPSKRSRLESQMNREVILLAATLFALCSIVAILAGVWLVDHRHELDTLPYYRKQDLSEPQVGKYNYYGIGAETVFAFLMSVILFQVMIPIALYISMELVRLGQAFFMIQDKNMFDEATKTRFQCRALNINEDLGQIKYVFSDKTGTLTENKMEFRCASVRGVDYSHGEEESLFISVSSGETRKPKTSVKIDPELMDAIKGGQGIEKANLARDFFLALATCNTVVPVLVETPDPSVKLIDYQGESPDEQALVYAAAAYGFMLVERTSGHIVVDVLGERQRFNVLGLHEFDSDRKRMSVVIGFPDKTIKLFVKGADNSMFGVIRKNIDLDIIRETETNLHAYSSMGLRTLVIGMREFSIDVFEEWHSAYEKASQSLIGRAKLLRAVAANVERDLNILGASGIEDKLQQGVPEAIESLRQAGIKVWVLTGDKQETAISIGFSCKLLTREMTQIVINSNSKEACKKSLQDAASTARRLKAAPDSESTFSGTGSMQTPLALIIDGTSLVHILDTELEDELFEVATVCDVVLCCRVAPMQKAGIVTLIKNRTDDMTLAIGDGANDVSMIQMADVGIGISGQEGRQAVMASDFAMGQFRFLVPLLLVHGHWNYQRMAYMIMYNFYRNSVFVFLLFWNVLYTSYSLVSLIRMLAGRHC; translated from the exons ATGGCTAGTCATAGCGTAAATCCGCCCGAGGATTCGGCGGCGGCGGAGGCCGCGCCGAACACGGTTCCTCCTCGGCGGAGGAGCTTGTCGTTCCGGTCTCGAGCAGAGAGGAGCTCGTCGGAGACGTTGTCGGTCGAGATTATGGAGCGGTCGAGGTCGAGGCCCATGGCGTCGTACCCCTCCAAGCGCTCCGACTCCGACAAGCTCGGCTCGCAGCGGGAGATTGACGACGACGAGGCACGGTTCGTGTACATCAACGACCCGGAGCGGAGCAACCTGGCCGCCCGGTTACCGAACAACGCGATCAAGACGACCAAGTACACCATCCTCACCTTCCTGCCCCGCAACCTGTTCGAGCAGTTCCACCGCGTCGCCTACATCTACTTCCTGATCCTCGCGGGGCTGAACCAGGTCCCACAGCTGGGCGTCTTCAGCCCCGCCGCCTCTATCCTCCCGCTCGCCTTCGTGCTCGGAGTCACCGCCGTCAAGGATGGGTACGAGGACTGGCGGCGCAGCCGCTCTGACCGCAACGAGAATAATCGCGTTGCCTTGGTCCTCGTGCCCGGCGACAGCGAGTTCCGCCCCAAGCCCTGGAAGTACGTACGCGTTGGCGAGGTCATCAAAGTCGCTGCCGACGAGTCAATTCCCTGCGATATGGTCCTGCTCGCTACCAGCGACCCAGCCGGTGTTGCCTACGTGCAGACAATAAACCTCGACGGCGAGTCCAATCTCAAGACCAGGTACGCGAAGCAGGAGATGCAGTCAACAGCTCCCGAAGCCCTTTCCGGCCTCATCCGCTGCGAGAAGCCCAACCGCAACATCTACGGCTTCCTCGCCAGCGTCAACGTGGACTTCCCAACCGGCACCGCCGCCACCAAACCCGTGTCGCTCGGCCAATCCAACATCATCCTCCGCGGGTGCGAGCTTAAGAACACTAGCTGGGTGGTGGGAGTGGCGGTGTACACGGGGCAGGACACGAAGGTGATGCTCAACAGCTCCGGCGCTCCCTCCAAGCGCAGCCGTCTCGAGTCGCAGATGAACAGGGAGGTGATCCTCCTGGCCGCCACGCTGTTCGCACTCTGCTCCATCGTCGCGATCCTCGCAGGCGTATGGCTCGTCGATCACCGCCACGAGCTCGACACCCTGCCCTACTATCGAAAGCAGGATCTCTCAGAACCCCAAGTTGGGAAGTACAACTACTACGGCATCGGGGCGGAGACCGTCTTCGCCTTTCTCATGTCCGTGATCCTTTTCCAGGTCATGATTCCGATCGCTCTTTACATCTCAATGGAATTGGTGAGATTAGGACAGGCCTTCTTCATGATTCAAGACAAGAACATGTTCGACGAAGCGACCAAGACAAGATTCCAATGTCGCGCGCTCAACATAAATGAAGATTTAGGGCAAATCAAATACGTGTTCTCTGATAAAACTGGAACCCTGACCGAAAACAAGATGGAGTTCCGATGCGCTAGCGTCCGCGGCGTTGACTACAGTCACGGCGAGGAGGAAAGTCTCTTCATTTCAGTGAGTAGTGGCGAGACACGGAAACCAAAAACGAGCGTTAAGATCGACCCTGAGCTGATGGATGCAATAAAAGGCGGCCAGGGAATCGAAAAGGCTAATCTTGCTCGCGACTTCTTCCTCGCGTTAGCGACGTGTAACACCGTCGTGCCGGTACTAGTGGAGACTCCGGATCCATCGGTGAAGCTCATCGATTACCAAGGCGAGTCGCCGGACGAGCAGGCGTTGGTGTACGCCGCCGCCGCCTACGGTTTCATGCTCGTGGAACGGACCTCCGGCCACATTGTCGTCGACGTCCTCGGCGAGAGACAGAG ATTCAATGTTTTGGGCCTTCATGAATTTGATAGCGATCGGAAGAGGATGTCAGTTGTGATTGGCTTCCCGGACAAGACTATAAAACTATTTGTGAAAGGTGCAGATAATTCAATGTTTGGGGTTATACGAAAGAACATAGACTTGGATATCATTAGGGAAACTGAGACAAATCTGCATGCATATTCATCAATGGGTCTGAGGACATTGGTTATTGGCATGAGAGAATTTAGTATAGATGTGTTTGAGGAGTGGCATTCTGCCTATGAGAAAGCAAGTCAGTCCTTAATTGGTAGGGCAAAGTTACTGCGAGCTGTTGCAGCCAATGTCGAAAGAGATCTGAACATATTGGGGGCTTCTGGGATCGAGGACAAGCTGCAACAGGGTGTGCCTGAAGCCATAGAGTCTCTGAGGCAAGCTGGGATCAAGGTCTGGGTTTTGACAGGGGATAAGCAAGAAACAGCGATATCTATTGGGTTTTCGTGTAAGCTTCTAACAAGAGAAATGACTCAGATTGTGATAAACAGCAACTCAAAAGAAGCCTGTAAAAAAAGCCTACAAGATGCAGCTTCTACGGCCAGACGTCTCAAAGCAGCACCTGACTCTGAAAGTACATTTTCGGGCACAGGATCCATGCAGACTCCTCTGGCTTTGATCATTGATGGCACCAGCCTTGTTCACATCTTGGATACTGAATTGGAAGATGAG CTGTTCGAAGTGGCCACTGTATGTGACGTTGTATTGTGCTGTCGCGTTGCTCCAATGCAAAAGGCTGGAATAGTCACTCTTATAAAGAACCGAACCGATGATATGACTCTTGCAATTGGAGATG GTGCAAATGATGTCTCGATGATCCAAATGGCTGATGTTGGGATTGGCATAAGTGGGCAAGAGGGTCGGCAGGCTGTTATGGCCTCAGATTTTGCTATGGGACAGTTCAGATTCTTGGTGCCACTTTTGTTGGTACATGGCCATTGGAATTACCAAAGGATGGCCTACATGATCATGTACAATTTCTATAGAAATTCAGTATTTGTTTTCCTCCTATTCTG GAATGTGCTCTACACTTCATACAGCTTG GTGTCCTTGATAAGGATGTTAGCAGGAAGACATTGCTAA
- the LOC122056379 gene encoding thioredoxin-like 1-2, chloroplastic, with translation MAQVLSQRSFLSPCGGRRPLSCSSARRKSPGFVALRRVSSLKIETLRSASRSGGLHLRILHVGALRWKNSRGFFSAIPVQMTLTIGKSQKWWERGLQSNMKEIESAQDLAESLLNAGDKLVIVDFFSPGCGGCRALHPKICQIAETNPDVQFLQINYEKHKPMCYTLNVHVLPFFRFYRGAHGRLCNFSCTNATIKKFKDALAKHNTDRCSLGPAKGLEESELMALSANKDLSFTYAKKPVPFPNPDDVAGGDSTSPTTLVPTINGTGEDSEGKARFVSAGG, from the exons ATGGCGCAGGTGTTGTCCCAGAGGAGCTTCCTTTCGCCGTGCGGCGGCCGCCGTCCCTTGTCGTGTTCTTCGGCCAGGAGGAAAAGCCCGGGCTTTGTGGCCCTTCGCCGCGTTTCTTCTCTGAAGATTGAAACCTTGAGGTCGGCTTCACGGAGCGGCGGCTTGCATCTCCGGATACTCCATGTTGGGGCGCTGCGGTGGAAGAACTCACGGGGTTTCTTCTCGGCGATTCCTGTACAG ATGACTCTTACCATCGGGAAATCTCAGAAATGGTGGGAAAGGGGTCTCCAGTCCAACATGAAGGAGATCGAGTCGGCACAGGATCTCGCTGAATCCTTATTGAACGCCGGCGACAAACTTGTCATCGTAGATTTCTTCTCCCCTGGATGTGGAGGCTGCAGGGCCCTTCATCCAAAG ATCTGCCAGATTGCAGAGACGAATCCCGATGTCCAATTTCTTCAAATAAACTACGAGAAGCACAAGCCCATGTGTTACACCTTGAACGTCCATGTCCTCCCCTTCTTTAGGTTTTACCGCGGAGCACATGGTCGACTCTGCAACTTTAGCTGCACCAATGCAACC ATTAAGAAATTTAAAGATGCATTGGCGAAGCACAACACAGACAGGTGCAGTCTTGGGCCAGCAAAGGGATTGGAGGAATCAGAGCTAATGGCTCTGTCTGCAAACAAAGATCTCTCCTTTACTTACGCTAAAAAGCCAGTTCCTTTCCCCAATCCTGATGACGTCGCGGGGGGAGATTCAACAAGCCCGACGACTCTTGTGCCCACAATCAATGGAACCGGCGAAGACTCGGAAGGGAAGGCCCGGTTTGTCTCGGCAGGGGGATGA